One Cicer arietinum cultivar CDC Frontier isolate Library 1 chromosome 8, Cicar.CDCFrontier_v2.0, whole genome shotgun sequence DNA segment encodes these proteins:
- the LOC101504572 gene encoding probable acyl-[acyl-carrier-protein]--UDP-N-acetylglucosamine O-acyltransferase, mitochondrial, whose translation MSIMRRSSFSSSLRIFHTFLFHPRFFSYHVADEDRVYTSNSIIHPTSIVHPNAILGLGVSIGPFCSISSSAKLGNGCKLYPGSHIFGNTDLGDNCMLMTGAVVGDDYPGCTVIGSNNTIGYHAVVGVKCQDLKYKPEDACYLEVGNNNDIREHTSIHRSSKSTDRTVIGDGNLIMGACHIAHDCKIGDNNIFANNTLLAGHVEVEDYVHTAGATVIHQFCHVGSFSFLGGGSVVSQDVPKYMMVAGDRAELRGLNLVGLTRRGFTIEEIRSLKTAYRKIFMCGDTTAGSFEERLAQVVYILTAVRDMLQSIRNSLAKDRRGICKYRYWSGS comes from the exons ATGTCGATCATGAGACGCAGTTCCTTTTCCTCATCTCTTCGAATATTCCATACTTTCCTCTTCCATCCACGCTTCTTCTCCT ATCATGTTGCGGATGAAGATAGGGTTTACACTTCTAACTCTATTATCCACCCTACTTCCATTGTTCATCCCAATGCCATCCTCGGTCTG GGAGTTTCCATTGGACCTTTTTGTTCTATCAGTTCCTCCGCAAAGCTGGGGAATGGTTGTAAACTATATCCAGGAAGCCATATTTTTGGAAATACCGATTTAGGAGACAATTGCATGTTGATGAC TGGCGCTGTTGTTGGTGATGATTATCCTGGATGTACTGTCATTGGAAGCAATAATACAATAGGATATCATGCTGTGGTTGGTGTTAAATGTCAAGACTTGAAATACAAG CCAGAGGATGCGTGTTACCTGGAAGTTGGAAATAATAATGATATCAGGGAACATACTTCAATCCACCGATCTTCAAAATCAACTGATAGGACG GTAATTGGTGATGGAAATTTAATTATGGGAGCTTGTCATATTGCCCATGATTGCAAGATTGGCGACAACAATATTTTTGCTAATAACACTCTTTTAGCTGGGCATGTTGAAGTGGAA GACTACGTTCACACAGCTGGTGCGACTGTTATTCACCAATTCTGCCATGTCGGCTCGTTTTCTTTTCTTGGTGGTGGTTCCGTG GTTTCACAAGATGTCCCAAAGTATATGATGGTAGCCGGAGATAGAGCCGAGCTTCGTGGCCTAAATTTAGTGGGCCTTACTCGACGTGGATTCACCATTGAAGAG ATCAGGAGCCTGAAAACAGCTTATCGAAAGATATTCATGTGTGGTGATACAACTGCAGGGTCTTTTGAAGAAAGGCTTGCACAAGTGGTATATATATTGA CTGCTGTGCGGGATATGTTGCAGTCTATTCGCAATTCTCTTGCAAAAGATCGACGTGGAATATGCAAGTATAGATACTGGAGTGGCTCTTGA
- the LOC101504993 gene encoding uncharacterized protein isoform X1, translating to MAEEQKEEEKLPQPSDPPLPFDPSRMVGIIKRKALIKDLAAAYHAECLQYCQDLLELQTKWEEVSGWLQLDSYHMSTICTIRGYFLVALGAFYSSAGSYKACLAACKSKRHNISTLMVVLYRITFSFLHSAIVYDPLQIC from the exons ATGgcggaagaacaaaaagaagaagagaagcTTCCTCAACCTTCCGATCCTCCTTTACCATTTGATCCCAGTCGAA tgGTTGGTATAATAAAAAGAAAGGCGTTGATCAAAGACTTAGCTGCTGCATACCATGCTGAATGCCTTCAATATTGTCAAGACCTTTTGGAACTTCAAACTAAATGGGAAGAG GTTTCAGGATGGTTGCAGCTCGACTCGTATCATATGTCAACAATATGCACCATCAGAGGATACTTTTTAGTTGCCCTGGGTGCGTTCTATTCATCAGCCGGCAGTTACAAAGCATGTCTTGCTGCTTGTAAAAGCAAGAGACATAATATATCAACTTTAATGGTTGTGTTGTATAGAATAACATTTTCATTCCTGCATTCAGCTATTGTATATGATCCTTTGCAAATATGTTAG
- the LOC101504993 gene encoding uncharacterized protein isoform X2 codes for MAEEQKEEEKLPQPSDPPLPFDPSRMVGIIKRKALIKDLAAAYHAECLQYCQDLLELQTKWEEPFIDLKPPEESKKEPVRPSKRVKKLR; via the exons ATGgcggaagaacaaaaagaagaagagaagcTTCCTCAACCTTCCGATCCTCCTTTACCATTTGATCCCAGTCGAA tgGTTGGTATAATAAAAAGAAAGGCGTTGATCAAAGACTTAGCTGCTGCATACCATGCTGAATGCCTTCAATATTGTCAAGACCTTTTGGAACTTCAAACTAAATGGGAAGAG CCATTTATTGACTTAAAACCTCCAGAGGAATCAAAAAAGGAGCCAGTGCGACCCTCTAAACGCGTGAAAAAGTTGCGCTAG
- the LOC101505306 gene encoding transcription factor MYBS3-like, whose translation MGRKCSHCGNIGHNSRTCNSLRGGGNSSFVGVRLFGVQLDLSSSCVSMKKSFSMDSLFPTSSSSPSSSFSSSRLSIDDRTSIGYLSDGLIVRAQERKKGVPWTEEEHRKFLVGLEKLGKGDWRGISRNYVTTRTPTQVASHAQKYFIRLSTINKKKRRSSLFDMVGSSNRNRRVDPMNISKSKSGESICCRHDDYEHVKSKCEAEKDATLSLLVTSFEQNIGDSNINSSVCQVEEAEHENVPVWLHPLTKSLNMKLVMPNSSNAATPDLELSLAVPKAKNMEQDKTSSSSFLIGPISVT comes from the exons ATGGGCAGAAAATGCTCACATTGTGGAAACATAGGCCATAATTCAAGGACATGTAATTCCTTAAGAGGGGGTGGTAATAGTAGTTTTGTTGGAGTTAGACTCTTTGGTGTTCAATTAGATTTATCTTCTTCTTGTGTTTCCATGAAAAAAAGTTTTAGTATGGATTCTTTATTTCCAACTTCTTCATCTTCTccttcttcctctttttcttCCTCAAGATTATCCATTGATGATAGAACTTCTATTGGGTATTTATCAGATGGTCTCATAGTTAGAGcacaagaaagaaagaaag GAGTTCCATGGACAGAAGAAGAGCACAGAAAATTCCTTGTTGGACTTGAGAAGTTAGGAAAAGGAGATTGGAGAGGTATCTCAAGAAACTATGTGACTACAAGAACACCAACTCAAGTTGCAAGTCATGCTCAAAAGTACTTTATTCGACTTTCAACCATCAATAAGAAGAAGAGACGTTCAAGTCTCTTTGACatg GTTGGTAGCAGCAACAGAAACAGAAGAGTTGATCCAATGAACATCTCAAAAAGCAAGTCAGGAGAATCTATTTGTTGTAGACATGATGATTATGAACATGTAAAATCAAAATGTGAAGCTGAAAAAGATGCCACGTTGTCACTTCTAGTAACATCATTTGAACAAAACATTGGTGATAGTAATATTAATTCCTCTGTGTGTCAAGTTGAAGAAGCAGAACATGAAAATGTGCCTGTTTGGTTACATCCTCTAACAAAGTCATTAAATATGAAACTTGTGATGCCAAATTCTTCAAATGCAGCAACACCTGATCTTGAGCTATCTCTTGCAGTCCCTAAGGCTAAGAATATGGAACAAGATAAAACATCATCTAGTTCATTTCTTATTGGGCCAATTAGTGTgacttaa